A genome region from Methanobacterium subterraneum includes the following:
- a CDS encoding YbgA family protein — MSLRKFSRPYLVSSRCIEFEACRYNGLIIRSSMVEKLKKHADFAPVCPEVEIGLGIPRKPIHLEKDHEQIELVQPATGYNCTDKMLEFSDSFLKSLEGVDGFILKNKSPSCGVKAVKVYPKGGMSRPWTDGIGLFAAAVFRCYPLTPVEDEGRLRNYHLRENFLTRIYTLADFRQNVSNGDFSNILDFHRKNKLLFSSFSQIHSQKLGRLVSNSKKIPFPELVQKYGTVMKEMLKNDPLPPANINVLMHAFGHFSRDLTPPEKSFFLDSLEKYRQGRVPLLVNQNLLKSWIIRFNNEYLMDQTFFEPYPEELMEITFI; from the coding sequence TTGTCTTTGAGAAAATTCTCACGACCATACCTGGTTTCAAGTAGATGCATTGAATTTGAGGCTTGCCGTTACAACGGCCTTATTATAAGAAGTAGTATGGTGGAAAAGCTTAAAAAGCACGCTGACTTCGCCCCAGTATGTCCAGAGGTGGAAATTGGGCTGGGAATACCCCGAAAACCTATTCACCTGGAAAAGGACCATGAACAGATAGAACTGGTTCAACCAGCCACTGGATACAATTGCACAGATAAAATGTTAGAATTTTCAGATTCATTTTTAAAGTCCCTTGAGGGTGTTGATGGTTTTATATTGAAAAATAAATCCCCATCATGTGGAGTAAAGGCAGTTAAAGTATATCCTAAAGGTGGAATGTCAAGACCCTGGACAGATGGGATTGGATTATTCGCTGCAGCAGTTTTTAGATGCTACCCACTCACCCCAGTGGAGGATGAGGGACGGTTGCGTAATTATCACCTTCGGGAAAATTTCCTCACCCGTATTTACACCCTGGCAGATTTCAGGCAGAATGTCTCCAATGGTGATTTTAGTAATATACTCGATTTTCACCGTAAAAATAAGCTCTTATTTTCATCATTCAGTCAAATACACTCCCAGAAACTGGGAAGATTGGTATCCAACTCAAAAAAAATACCATTTCCGGAATTGGTTCAAAAATATGGGACTGTTATGAAAGAGATGCTTAAGAATGATCCCCTGCCTCCGGCTAATATTAATGTATTGATGCATGCATTTGGTCATTTTTCCAGGGATCTCACCCCTCCTGAGAAATCATTCTTCCTGGATTCTCTGGAAAAATATCGCCAGGGAAGAGTTCCCCTTCTGGTGAACCAAAACTTACTTAAATCATGGATTATCCGTTTTAACAATGAATATTTGATGGATCAAACTTTTTTCGAACCTTACCCTGAGGAGTTAATGGAAATAACATTCATTTAA
- a CDS encoding helix-turn-helix domain-containing protein, with protein sequence MGVRGPKPGFVDVACPNKSCADYGKTENGNIVGNGTYQTKNGPVHKFICRTCSKSFTSHSNTILHDLRTNEETVFLALKMILKGMSLRSTAEVLGVKLDTVRRWLRIASEHSEEINKVLMKDIKVDKVELDELWTFVKKKQFREWSMNQKMKDGSG encoded by the coding sequence ATGGGTGTTCGTGGTCCTAAACCTGGTTTTGTGGATGTGGCTTGTCCTAACAAGAGCTGTGCAGATTACGGGAAAACTGAAAACGGTAATATTGTGGGTAATGGAACCTACCAGACAAAAAATGGTCCTGTTCACAAATTTATTTGTCGAACATGCTCTAAAAGTTTCACTTCACATTCAAATACAATATTACACGATTTAAGAACAAATGAAGAGACAGTTTTTTTGGCTTTGAAAATGATTTTAAAAGGCATGAGTTTACGGAGCACAGCAGAAGTTTTAGGTGTTAAACTGGATACTGTGCGCAGATGGCTGCGCATAGCTTCTGAACACAGCGAAGAAATAAACAAAGTCCTTATGAAAGACATAAAAGTTGATAAAGTGGAGTTAGATGAGTTGTGGACTTTTGTTAAAAAAAAACAGTTCCGAGAATGGAGCATGAATCAGAAGATGAAAGATGGATCTGGTTAA